One Amycolatopsis thermophila DNA segment encodes these proteins:
- a CDS encoding DUF2784 domain-containing protein, with product MTVARVLADITVGVHVLALLYIGLGGFFAWRWPRSAFVHVFFAMWGVVVNVFPIPCPLTALEDYFRGLQGLGPLPGGFNAYYIYGTVFPRPMLPVVAAIALVLVVFSYVGAYLRWKHREHPSAQAMTQA from the coding sequence GTGACGGTAGCGCGAGTACTGGCCGACATCACGGTCGGAGTGCACGTTCTGGCCCTGCTCTACATCGGTCTCGGCGGGTTTTTCGCGTGGCGGTGGCCACGAAGCGCATTCGTGCATGTGTTCTTCGCCATGTGGGGTGTGGTGGTCAACGTCTTCCCGATTCCGTGCCCGCTCACGGCGCTCGAGGACTACTTCCGCGGCCTGCAGGGGCTGGGTCCGCTTCCGGGCGGCTTCAACGCCTACTACATCTACGGCACGGTGTTCCCGCGGCCGATGCTCCCGGTGGTCGCCGCGATCGCACTGGTGCTGGTGGTCTTCTCCTACGTCGGCGCGTACCTGCGGTGGAAGCACCGTGAGCACCCGTCGGCGCAGGCCATGACGCAGGCCTAG
- the pyrE gene encoding orotate phosphoribosyltransferase: MANPALDQAAKFELARLVTELAVVHGKVTLASGKEADYYIDLRRATLHHAAAPLIGRLMRQLTADWDYVAVGGLTLGADPVATAMLHSAAADGKVLDAFVVRKNTKSHGMQRRIEGIEVAGQRVLAVEDTSTTGGSVLTAVEALNEAGATVVGVATVVDRDTGAREAIEKDGLAYRYLLDLDDLGLA; this comes from the coding sequence GTGGCAAACCCGGCGTTGGATCAGGCAGCGAAGTTCGAACTGGCTCGGCTCGTCACCGAGCTCGCCGTCGTGCACGGCAAGGTGACCCTGGCCTCCGGCAAGGAGGCCGACTACTACATCGACCTGCGGCGGGCCACCCTGCACCACGCCGCGGCCCCGCTCATCGGCCGGCTCATGCGGCAGCTCACCGCCGACTGGGACTACGTCGCCGTGGGCGGGCTCACCCTGGGCGCGGACCCGGTGGCCACCGCGATGCTGCACTCCGCCGCCGCCGACGGGAAGGTCCTCGACGCGTTCGTGGTGCGCAAGAACACCAAGTCCCACGGCATGCAGCGGCGCATCGAGGGCATCGAGGTCGCCGGGCAGCGGGTGCTGGCCGTGGAGGACACCTCGACCACCGGCGGCAGCGTGCTGACCGCGGTCGAGGCGCTCAACGAGGCCGGCGCCACCGTCGTCGGCGTCGCGACGGTGGTCGACCGCGACACCGGCGCGCGCGAAGCCATCGAGAAGGACGGGCTGGCCTACCGCTACCTGCTGGACCTCGACGACTTGGGTCTGGCCTGA
- a CDS encoding LysR family transcriptional regulator has translation MELRHLRYFVAVAAEGSLTRAAERLHLTQPSLSRQIRQLERDVGAPLLERAATGTTLTPAGVALHAHAVLLLRLADATRDTAHAAAGQTREVVDIGIPPGLSTDWLLPALAGIDAAVPHAAVTLTEASSTEQLEMVRAGRLDLGLVHEQPLGGLRGARLFAQPFGVAVRPGHALADGPACRLRELDGVRILAHGSQQVPVAHDRLVLAAHDAGAVPRWQFAQFAEHALACAEATKADAVLLTEHSATRLLTSWPWRPLVEPELELVTWLAWQRSTRTVVAEVAEELIGLGRTP, from the coding sequence GTGGAGTTGCGCCACCTGCGGTACTTCGTCGCGGTCGCCGCGGAGGGCTCGCTCACGCGTGCCGCGGAGCGGCTGCACCTCACCCAGCCCTCGCTGAGCCGCCAGATCCGCCAGCTCGAACGGGACGTCGGCGCGCCCCTGCTGGAGCGTGCGGCGACGGGCACGACGCTCACCCCGGCCGGTGTCGCGCTGCACGCGCACGCGGTGTTGTTGCTGCGCCTGGCCGACGCGACCCGCGACACCGCGCACGCCGCAGCCGGCCAGACGCGGGAGGTGGTCGACATCGGCATCCCGCCCGGCCTGTCCACGGACTGGCTGCTGCCGGCGCTCGCCGGGATCGACGCCGCGGTGCCGCACGCCGCGGTGACCTTGACCGAGGCGAGCAGCACCGAGCAGCTGGAGATGGTCCGCGCCGGACGGCTCGACCTGGGCCTGGTGCACGAGCAGCCGCTCGGCGGCCTGCGCGGGGCGCGGCTGTTCGCGCAGCCGTTCGGGGTCGCCGTGCGGCCGGGTCACGCGCTCGCCGACGGCCCGGCGTGCCGGCTGCGGGAGCTGGACGGGGTGCGGATCCTCGCGCACGGGAGCCAGCAGGTGCCCGTCGCGCACGACCGCCTGGTGCTCGCGGCGCACGACGCGGGGGCGGTGCCGCGGTGGCAGTTCGCCCAGTTCGCCGAGCACGCGCTGGCGTGCGCGGAAGCGACCAAGGCCGACGCGGTCCTGCTGACCGAACACTCGGCGACGCGCCTGCTGACCAGCTGGCCGTGGCGGCCGCTCGTGGAGCCGGAGCTGGAGCTGGTCACGTGGCTGGCGTGGCAGCGCTCCACCCGGACGGTCGTGGCGGAGGTGGCGGAGGAGTTGATCGGACTGGGGCGCACGCCGTGA
- a CDS encoding MFS transporter has product MSRTPGRHPYRWVVLVLSWAAFTMTSVDRSTWGPASVAVGEHLGVSLAGLGVFATGYYVGYVISNAAGGVLTDWLGARVVMSASLFLAGGFMIAFGETDSVAMGIAFQAAVGIFAGCDYSAGVKLIAQWFTPKDRGFAMGVFMTATSLGTVIANAVVPRLLEASGWQTSYHLFGGASMVIALLCLLLVRGRTAEDATARAVPDLRPLARSRDLWLLGLAGFGGLWGTYGFITWSNALMIKGSGLTAVQAGSVVAIFGIAAIAAKPFIGVVSDLLGGRRRTLTVVVLGAFVVALLVFGTRGSLAGFLWVAPFLGVTAYVYSPLMVAMIPRIAGVGLAGSAAGATNAFWQLGSTVVPVVLGAVFQATHSFFAAFATLAAGPLAGALLMLGVREREAEPVAREKETV; this is encoded by the coding sequence ATGAGTCGAACCCCCGGCCGGCACCCCTACCGCTGGGTCGTGCTGGTGCTGTCCTGGGCCGCGTTCACGATGACGTCGGTGGACCGGTCGACGTGGGGACCGGCGTCGGTCGCGGTGGGCGAGCACCTGGGGGTCTCGCTCGCCGGGCTGGGCGTCTTCGCCACCGGCTACTACGTCGGCTACGTCATCTCCAACGCGGCGGGCGGTGTGCTCACCGACTGGCTGGGGGCCCGCGTCGTGATGAGCGCGTCGCTGTTCCTCGCCGGCGGGTTCATGATCGCCTTTGGCGAGACCGACTCGGTCGCGATGGGCATCGCCTTCCAGGCCGCGGTCGGGATCTTCGCCGGGTGTGACTACTCCGCCGGTGTGAAGCTGATCGCGCAGTGGTTCACCCCGAAGGACCGCGGGTTCGCGATGGGCGTGTTCATGACGGCCACGTCACTGGGCACGGTCATCGCCAACGCGGTGGTGCCCCGGCTGCTCGAGGCGTCCGGGTGGCAGACCTCGTACCACTTGTTCGGCGGGGCGTCGATGGTCATCGCGCTGCTGTGCCTGCTGCTGGTGCGCGGACGGACCGCCGAGGACGCGACGGCCCGCGCGGTGCCGGACCTGCGACCGCTGGCCCGTTCGCGCGATCTGTGGCTGCTCGGGCTCGCCGGGTTCGGCGGGCTGTGGGGCACCTACGGCTTCATCACGTGGTCGAACGCGCTGATGATCAAGGGCAGCGGGCTGACCGCGGTGCAGGCCGGGAGCGTCGTCGCGATCTTCGGCATCGCCGCCATCGCGGCCAAGCCGTTCATCGGGGTGGTGTCCGACCTGCTGGGCGGGCGGCGGCGGACCCTCACGGTGGTGGTGCTCGGTGCGTTCGTGGTGGCGCTGCTGGTGTTCGGCACGCGCGGCAGCCTGGCCGGGTTCCTGTGGGTGGCGCCGTTCCTGGGCGTCACGGCCTACGTCTACAGCCCGCTGATGGTCGCGATGATCCCGCGGATCGCCGGGGTGGGGCTGGCCGGTTCGGCGGCGGGCGCGACGAACGCGTTCTGGCAGCTGGGCAGCACGGTCGTGCCGGTGGTGCTCGGCGCGGTGTTCCAGGCGACCCATTCGTTCTTCGCGGCGTTCGCGACGCTGGCCGCGGGCCCGCTCGCCGGGGCGCTGCTCATGCTCGGTGTCCGCGAACGGGAGGCGGAGCCGGTGGCGCGCGAGAAGGAGACGGTGTGA
- a CDS encoding FAD-dependent oxidoreductase: MSEAYDVIVAGGGSAGIAAAIGARRAGARTLLIERGPCLGGAATLRNVVTYCGLYTRDDREQAVFGVAGEMLEGLRELGAVSEPTRFTAVAVVFDPEAVKRVADDLCDAAGVDVLLHSHLLDASRVDDRVRAVRVADHSGVHEYRAEVFVDATGEADLAQHAGAEVRYGNDGWVQNGTLGVRFGGIPASADVSRETVREAVRAAKAAGATGLTAETGLIARMPVSGDLITYLADEGYDARDAADTSRAERSARRQAAAYLRVIRSLPGCGGAYIVSTGPEMGTRESRHLVGRAQLSEKDVLEPGPVGDAVAIGAWPIEYHPGVGVPSEWRFIGGPGYYGIPLDVLWSRNTPNLFCAGRTVDGDRGAGASLRAMGTAFATGHAAGVAAALAVWNGDVSASQVRDELQRQGARLPD, from the coding sequence GTGAGCGAGGCGTACGACGTGATCGTGGCCGGCGGCGGGTCGGCCGGGATCGCGGCGGCGATCGGTGCCCGGCGCGCTGGGGCGCGGACCCTGCTGATCGAGCGCGGCCCGTGCCTGGGCGGCGCGGCGACGCTGCGGAACGTGGTGACCTACTGCGGCCTCTACACGCGGGACGACCGCGAGCAGGCGGTGTTCGGCGTGGCCGGGGAGATGCTCGAAGGGCTGCGCGAACTCGGCGCGGTGAGCGAGCCGACGCGGTTCACCGCGGTGGCGGTGGTGTTCGACCCGGAGGCGGTGAAACGCGTCGCCGACGACCTGTGCGACGCCGCCGGGGTGGACGTCCTGCTGCACTCGCACCTGCTGGACGCGTCCAGAGTGGACGATCGGGTGCGCGCGGTGCGGGTGGCGGACCATTCCGGGGTGCACGAGTACCGGGCCGAGGTGTTCGTGGACGCGACGGGCGAGGCCGATCTGGCGCAGCACGCCGGCGCCGAGGTCCGGTACGGCAACGACGGCTGGGTGCAGAACGGCACGCTCGGCGTGCGCTTCGGCGGCATCCCGGCGAGCGCGGACGTGTCACGCGAGACGGTCCGGGAGGCGGTGCGCGCGGCGAAGGCGGCTGGGGCGACCGGGTTGACCGCGGAGACCGGCCTGATCGCGCGGATGCCGGTGTCCGGCGACCTGATCACCTACCTCGCCGACGAGGGCTACGACGCCCGCGACGCCGCCGACACGAGCCGCGCGGAACGGAGCGCGCGCCGGCAGGCCGCGGCGTACCTGCGGGTGATCCGGTCGCTGCCCGGTTGCGGCGGCGCCTACATCGTCAGCACGGGGCCGGAGATGGGCACGCGCGAATCGCGCCACCTGGTCGGCCGGGCGCAACTGTCCGAAAAGGACGTCCTGGAGCCGGGCCCGGTGGGCGACGCGGTCGCAATCGGCGCCTGGCCGATCGAGTACCACCCCGGGGTGGGGGTGCCGTCGGAGTGGCGGTTCATCGGCGGGCCCGGCTACTACGGGATCCCGCTGGACGTGCTGTGGAGCCGCAACACGCCGAACCTGTTCTGCGCCGGGCGGACGGTGGACGGCGACCGCGGGGCGGGCGCGTCGCTGCGGGCGATGGGAACGGCCTTCGCGACCGGGCACGCCGCCGGCGTCGCCGCGGCACTCGCGGTGTGGAACGGGGACGTAAGCGCTTCCCAGGTGCGCGACGAACTGCAGCGACAGGGCGCCCGCCTGCCGGACTAG